GTTCGTGTATCCGATGTTCGAGCAGGCGCTGCGCATCGCGGCGGGGGAGGAGCCCGACGAGCACCGCCGCCGCATCGGTGAGCTGTGGGCGCGGTTCAGCGCGGTGGCAGCGGCGAACCCGCACGCCTGGAGTACCGAGGCGCTGTCGGCCGAGCAGATCTGGCGACCCGGACCGGACAACCGCATGATCAGCTGGCCCTACACCAAGCTGATGAACTCCAACAACATGGTGGACCAGGGTGCGGCGCTGATCCTGACCTCGGTGCAGAAGGCCACCGAGCTGGGCGTGCCGGGGGAGCGCTGGGTGTTCCCGTACGCCGGCACCGACGCCCACGACACCTACGCGATCGGCGAGCGCGCCGAGTTCTTCACCTCGCCGGCGATCCGGATCGCCGGGCGGCGGGCGCTCGAGCTCGCCGGTTTCGGCATCGACGATATGGCGTTGGTCGACCTGTACTCGTGCTTCCCGTGCGCGGTCCAGGTGGCCGCCAACGAACTCGGGCTACCCACCGATGATCCGCAGCGCCCGCTCACCGTCACCGGCGGCCTGACGTTCGCGGGCGGGCCGTGGAACAACTATGTGACCCACTCGATCGCCACCATGGCCGAGCGGCTGACCGCCGAACCGGGCCGGCTCGGGTTGATCTCGGCCAACGGCGGTTACCTGACCAAGCACAGCTTCGGGGTGTACGGGACCGAGCCACCGCCGCACGAATTCCGTTGGGAGGACGTGCAGAACGAGGTGGACCGGCAACCCGCCCGGACCTGCGTGGTGCAGTGGTCGGGGATCGGGACGGTGGAGACTTGGACCACGCCGTTCAATCGGGAGGGCAAGCCGGAGAAGGCTTTTCTCGCGGTGCGCACGCCGGACGACGCCCGCGCGCTGGCGGTGCTGCACGAGGACGTGGCGGCCACCGTGCGCGACGACATCGCCGGCGCCAAGGTCCGCGTCCACGACGACGGCACCGCGGTGCTGGTCTGACGCGATCTAGTTGTTCTTCACGGCTAGGCGTGAACGCGTAGGCGGTCGATAGGTGTCGTTCCGCCGATGCCGGTGCGGGGTCTGTGGTGGTTGTAGTGATGCAACCACCTCTGATAGGTCGCTGCGCGGGCTTGATCGGAGAAGTAGGTCTGGGCGTAGGCCCATTGCTGGTTGAGGGTGCAGTTGAATCGCTCGACCTTGCCGTTGGTTTGCGGGCGGTAGGGGCGGGAATCTCTTGGGCGATGTCGGACCGAGGGTATGGGCGAACAGCTTCGACCGGTAACACGATCCGTTGTCGGTGAGCACCCTCTTGCCCTCGATGCTCTTGCTCGTTGAACATCGCTTTGGCGCGGACCCTGAACGCTGCCGCGGTCTGTTTGCGTTCGCGGGCGAGGATCTCTGAGTGGGCCAGCCGACAGTGGTCATCGACCGTGTGGTGCCGATAGGCGTCACCGCGGCCGTGCTTTTGGTTGTTGCGGTCACCGACTGTGCCGCCCCAGCATGCGATGCCCACCCCAGTCGGGGATACGCGCGAGTTTTTTGATGTCGACACGGATCAGATCCCCAGGCGCGGGGTGTTCGTAACGATGTGCCCTGGTTCGGCGCGCCGGCAGGCTGCGGGCCTGGTCCAGATCCCGCAGCAGCGGCGCCTGGTAGCGGCGCAGCACCGCCTCCGCCGTCGAGCCTGGCAGCAGGTAAGCGGCGACGCGGTGCGGGGTGGACTTGTCGTTCATCGCCTCAGGGCCGCCAGCACGATAGCGGTCGGCCCACTTCTTGGCTGTGGCAGGCGAGCACTGGAATCGGTCTGCGGCCCGGGTGTAGGTCCATCCGTCATCGACGACACAACGCCCCAGCCGCAACCGGCCCTTCGGAGTCAAATGGCATTAGCGTGGACCATGAGGACCTCTCGGTAATCGATGTGCGTTGTTATTAATCACACCGACACCGGTGGTTTTCACCTGTTCGCACTCACCCCGCCGTTCACTGCCTGTCCGGGAGTTACACCCAGATGTCCTATATTCTTTCTGACAGCCTCTATCTGAAAGTTCAAACAAGTGGGCCGGTAGGCTCACGAACCAGGGGGAGGACATGGCAGGAATGGCAACCAGAATTGCCACGGTTGTCGGGGCGCTTTTGGTCGCTGTGGGCGCTTCTCTGGCAGTTTCTACAACTGCCGAGGCAAAGGTGAGGAATTGTCAATACCTGTGGATCGGCGTGTTTCAGGCGACCTCCGTTCCGGCTTGCTGATCGCCGTCTGAGGGCGGTGTCGGTGGGGTGATTTCGGTGGGGCGTTCGAGCAGTTTGCCCTTGTGGAAGACCGCGCCGGCGCGGACCAGGGCGACCAGGTGTGGTGCGTTGACGGCACGCCAGCGGGCCGCGGCGGCGTCGATGAGCTTGTAGGCCATGGCCAGACCAGCCGCACGTGATCCCGGCCCCTTGGTGACCTTGGTTCTCAAACGTACTGTGGCAAAGGTGCTTTCGATCGGATTTGTCGTGCGTAGGTGGATCCAGTGCTCGGCGGGATAGTGGTAGAACTCCAGTAGGGTGTCCAGATCGTCGGTGATCTTGGCGACCGCCTTGGGGTACTTGGCGCCGAAGTCGACCGTGAAGGCCTTGACCGCGACCTGGGCCTTGTCGATATCCTCGGCGTTGTAGATCTCTTTGAGCGCCGACAACGCCGACGGGTGTGCTGATTTCGGCAGGGCGGCAAGGACATTGGCTTGCTTATGAAACCAGCACCGCTGTTCTTTGGTGGCCGGGAACACCTCGCGTACCGCTTTCCAGAAGCCGAGTGCGCCATCGCCGACGGCGAGCACTGGGGCGGTCATGCCGCGTCGTTTACAGTCGCGCAGCAGATCAGCCCACGACTCGGTCGATTCCCGGTAGCCGTCGGTGATCGCCACGAGCTCTTTGCGGCCGTCCGCGCGCACGCCGAGCATCACCAGCAGACACAGCTTTTCCTGGTCCAGGCGGACCTTGAGGTGGATGCCGTCGACCCACAGGTAGACGTAGTCGGTGCCCGACAGGTCCCGGGCGGCAAACGCGCGGGCCTCGTCCTGCCACTGGCTGGTCAGCCGGGTGATCGTGGTGGCCGAGAGCCCGGCACCCGAGCCCAGGAACTGCTCCAGAGCGGGGGTGAAGTCGCTGGTGGACAGCCCGTGCAGGTACAGCAGCGGCAGCACTTCGCTCATCTGCGGTGACTTGCGTGCCCAGGCCGGCAGGATCGCCGAGGAGAACCGTTTCCGTTCACCGGTGTCGGGGTCGACGCGTTTGTCGTTGACTCGCGGTGCTTTCACCTCAACTGCCCCGGCTGCCGTCAGCACCTCGCGGGCCTGGTGATAGCCGTTGCGGACCACCAGCCGATGCCCCTTCTCATCGAGCTGATCGGCGAACTGGGCCACGTAGGCGGCGACCTCAGCCTTCAACGCGGCGGCCAGCATCTGACGGGCGCCGTCGCGGACGATCTCGTCCAACAACGACCGACCAGCACCGCCAGTGCTTTCGTTGGCCTCGATGGCATCGTGAACTACGGTGAGCATGGGCGTACCTTCCCGAACCAGCGCGCCAACGCCGGCTCATGATCGGACCTTCGGATATTCAGATCATCCTCGGGAAGGTGCGCCCACTTTCACGCCCCCTCACCGAGGCTCATCCACAGGTTCTGATCATTGCTCGGCAAAGGTTCTGTATGGGGCGATCGTTTACCGATGGTCGGGGAACGGATACCAGCACGGATTCTTCAGCGACTATCCGTCGAGCGCCCGTCTGATCATGGATATCCAGAACAAGTGGGGATCCAACGCGGGCTACGTGGTGGTCCGCTCGGGACAGTGCGCCGCGCTGGCGTACTTTTGGAACGCCAAGCACAGTCAACATGAGCGTGGGTTCGGCACGGGCAAGGCGGAGTCGGCGGATGCCGCCTCCAACATCGCGTTACGCGACGCACGCAACCAGATCGCGTTCGGAGGCAACACCAAGCTGGTCAGGTACGACTGCCAAAAGTAATCCGCAGCACTGGTCCTAAGCTCGGCCACCGATGTGGTGGCCGGGCTATCACGGTCAAGGCCTCCCGCCGAATGAGTTTCCGCAAGCCGGCGGCAGGGCTGAGGCAATGTCGTTGCAGATCAGGACACCCGGCAGCCAGCAGTTGGGGGCACGGACTGCGTCAAGTACGCGGTTGGTCACCCGAGTGCGACGACGAGAGCCCGACCGTCGGTGTCGAAATCAACCTTCTGTGTGCCTCCCGTGCTGACCGCGCCAGGACTCGCGCGGCGACGTAGTCGGCGGCCTGTTGGACCATGCCGTTGGTCGCGTACAGGTTGTGGCTCGCCCGTCGCCGCCGGTCGGCGAGCACACGGGGTCCGTTTCGATGCACAGGTCGACGGTCCTGTCGGTGTACGGATGCCCGATGTTGATCGGCGGCACCGTCGACTGCACGGTGTTGATGAACCCGCTCGAGGGCTTCCCGAACAGCGTCCCCGCGGTGACGTGCTCGGCCACGTCGTCGGGTATCGGAGCCGTGATCCCGTCGGGCAGCACGAAATTCGCGGGCACGGAGTCGGCCGTCAGGTAGGAGACCACCGCAGCGCCCTGTGAGAAACCGCCGATGACGATCTTGGTCGAAGGGCATGTCGCCGCGGTCTGCTCGACCTTACGGCTGGCGTCGACGATTCCGTCCGCTGCGCGCTGGAAATCAAGCGACGCAGGGTAATTCACTGCGTACACGTCCACATTCTTGTCGCCCAGCTTGCCGCGTAGCGCATCGACGATCGCCCGCCCGGCGAACCCGACATCCGGTGCCTCGAACGTGCCGCGCGCGAACACCACCTCGACGTCAGGGCACGGTGGGTGGCGCAGTTCCAGCGCGACGCGGATCCGGTCCGGCATCAGCGCCAGGAACGTCTCCACCAGCGCGTCGTCGCGGCCCAGCGTACCCGAGCCGATCGGCGGGAAACCGGCTCAGGCGGCGACCGGGGTGGCGACCGCCGGAGCCGCCGCCAGCGCGTAGGAGAGGATCTCCGCGACGTCGGTCACCGGCCGCACGTCCAGCGACTCCAGCACATCGGCCGGCACGTCATCCAGGTCGGGCTCGTTCCGCTTCGGGATGAAAACCGTTGCCAGACCAGCACGTTGGGCCGCCAGCAGCTTCTGCTTGACCCCTCCGATGGGCAGCACCCGGCCGTTGAGCGTCACCTCGCCGGTCATCCCGACGTCGGGGCGCACCTGCCGTCCGGTGGCCATCGACACCAGCGCGGTCACCATCGTGACGCCTGCCGACGGCCCGTCCTTGGGCACCGCGCCCGCGGGCACGTGCACGTGGATGCGCCGTTGCAGGGTCGCCGGGTCGATGCCCAGCTCCTCGGCGTGCGCCCGCACGTAGGACAGCGCGATCTGCGCCGACTCCTTCATCACGTCGCCGAGCTGGCCGGTCAGCTGCAGGCCGGGCTCGCCGGGGGTGGCGGTGGCCTCGATGTAGAGCACGTCGCCGCCGGCGCCGGTGACCGCCAGCCCGGTCGCCACCCCCGGCACCGCGGTGCGTTCGGCGGTGTCCGGGGTGAACCGCGGCCGGCCCAGGTAGTCGACCAGATCGGGCTCGTCGATGACCACCGGCGCGGCCGCCGGGTCCTCGGCGAGCCTGGTGGCGACCTTGCGCATCAGTTTGGCCAGCAGCCGCTCGAACTGCCGCACCCCCGGTTCGCGGGTGTAGTCGGCGGCGATCTTGCGCAGCGCGGCCTCGGTCACCTCGACCTCGGCCTGGGTCAGCGCCGCCTTCTCCCGCTGCCGGGGCAGCAGGAAGCCCTGCGCGATGGCCAGCTTGTCGTCGGCGGTGTAGCCGTCGATCTCGACCAGCTCCATCCGGTCCAGCAGCGCCGGCGGGATGTTCTCGACGACGTTGGCGGTCGCCAGGAACACCACGTCGGACAGGTCCAGATCCAGATCCAGGTAGTGGTCGTGGAAGGTGTGGTTCTGCGCCGGGTCGAGCACCTCCAGCAGCGCGGCCGCAGGGTCGCCGCGGTAGTCGCTGCCGACCTTGTCGATCTCGTCCAGCAGCACGACCGGGTTCATCGAGCCGGCCTCGGTGATCGCGCGCACGATCCGGCCGGGCATCGCGCCGACGTAGGTCCGCCGGTGGCCCCGGATCTCGGCCTCGTCGCGCACCCCGCCCAGGGCGACCCGCACGAACCGCCGGCCCAGCGCCCGGGCGATGCTCTCGCCCAGCGAGGTCTTGCCCACCCCGGGCGGGCCGGCCAGCGCCAGCACCGCACCCGAACCGCGGCCGCCGACGACCTCCAGGCCGCGCTCGGCACGGCGGGCCCGCACCGCCAGGAACTCCACGATGCGGTCCTTGACGTCCTGCAGCCCGTGGTGGTCGGCATCGAGGATGTCGCGGGCCGCCGCCAGGTCGGTGCTGTCGGTGGTGCGGACGTTCCACGGCACGTCGAGCACCGTGTCCAGCCAGGTCCGGATCCAGCCCGCCTCCGGGTTCTGATCCCCGGCCCGTTCCAGCCGGCCGACCTCGCGCAGCGCCGCCTCGCGCACCTTCTCGGGCAGGTCGGCGGCCTCGATGCGCTCGCGGTAGTCGTCGACGGAGCCCTTCGCGGGGCCGTCGCCGTCCAGCTCGCCCAGCTCCTTGCGGATCGCCGCCAGCTGCTGGCGCAGCAGAAACTCCCTCTGTTGCTTCTCCATGCCGGCGCGCACATCGTCGGCGATCTTGTCGCTGACCTCGACCTCGGCCAGGTAGCCGCGGGTCCAGCCGATCAGCAACCGCAGCCGCTCGGCGACGTCGGGTGTCTCCAGCAGCTGCCGCTTCTGGGCGGCGCTCAGATAGGGCGCGTAGCCGGCGGTGTCGGCCAGCGCCGACGGATCGTCGAGCTGGTTGACGAAATCGACCACCTGCCACGCCTCCCGGCGCTGCAGGATGGCCAGCAGCAGTTTGCGGTACTCGGCGGCCAGGTCACGCACCTCCTCGGCGGGGTGGGCGCCCTGGCCGTCCTCGACCACCTCCACCTGCACCCACAGGGCGTCGCCGGGGCCGCTGGCTCCGGTTCCGATGTGCGCCCGCCGCTCACCGCGCACGATGGCGATCTGGGCACCGCCGGGCATCCGGCCCAGCTGCACCACCGAGGCCAGCACGCCGTAGGACGGGTAGCGGTCCTCGAGTCGCGGCGCGATCAACAGCTGCCCCGACTCGGCGTTGCGGGCGGCCTCGACCGCGGCGCGAGTGGTGTCGTCGAGCGGGATCGGCACCACCATGCCGGGCAGCACGATCTGGTCGCTCAGGAACAACACCGGGACTGTTCTGGATTGACCCATCCACTTCCTCCAAAAGTTAAGTCTGTTGGACTCAACCCTGGCGTCGGGTGGTTTGTTCCCGGGCTCCCCGTCGGGTTCCCCCGATCGGGCGATGCCGGACGCCCGCGCAGCCGGTATCTGTCGAAATATGCCCGCATGGCGTTTGCGTGATTTCCATGAGGACGACCTCGACGAGGTCATCTCGGTCTGGGACCAGAGCCGCCGGCCGGACGAGCCGCATCCGGTGTTCACCGTGTCCGAGGCGGTGGCGGCCGCCCGGTCCGGTCAGCCCGCCGTCGTCGCGGTGGTGGGCGAGCAGGTGGTCGGCATGGCCGTCGCGCACCAGCAGGGGGAGCGCGCGTGGATCACGATGATCGCGCTGAGCGACCGGTGGCGGAACCGCGGCATCGGCAGCGCGCTGCTGACTGAACTGGAGAACCGGCTGCGCCGGATCGGGGTGCGCCGGATCAGCGCGCTGCTGCCCGCGCACGCCACCGGCAGCGCGGCGCTGCGCAATTCCGGCTATCAGGAGCGCGGCGAGCTGAGCTACTTCGAGAAGATCGATCACGTCGGCGTTTCCGACGCCGGTCTGCTCGAGGCGCTCGGCGGCCAGATGATCCCGCGGGAGCTGTGGCAGTCGATGGCCGGTATGGAGGCCGAGAAGCGGATTATCGAGCGCCGCATCGTGCTGCCGCTGTCACAGCCGGATCTGGCGGATCGGTACGGGGTCTCCCCGCCGAAGGCGGTGATCCTGTTCGGGCCGCCGGGAACGGGCAAGACCAGCTTCGCCAAGGCGGTGGCCGGCCGGCTGGGGTGGCCGTTCGTGGAGTTGTTCCCGTCCCGGCTGGCCGCGCCGGGGGTGTCGATGGCCGCCGCGCTGCGCGAGGCGTTCAACAACGTCATGGAGTTGGAGTCGGTGGTGGTGTTCATCGACGAGGTGGAGGAGATCGCGGGTTCGCGTTCGCCGATCCCCACCGATCCGGCGCGCGGGGTGACCAACGAGCTGCTCAAGCTGATCCCGGCGTTCCGCCAGCACGACGACCGGTTGCTGATCGTCGCGACGAACTCGGTGCGCTCGCTGGACTCGGCGTTCCTGCGGCACGGCCGGTTCGACTACATCATTCCGGTCGGCCCGCCCGACGAGGTGGCGCGGGCGGCGATCTGGCGCCGCTACCTCGGGCCCAACGCCGACGCGGTGGAGGTGGACAAGCTGGTGGAGGCCAGCGAGATGTTCACCCCGGCCGACATCGAGTTCGCCGCCCGCAAGGGCGCGCAGGCGGCATTCGAGCGGGAGATCGAGTACGGCCGCGGCGAGCCGGCCCGTACCGACGACTACCTGGAGGCGATCGCCGACACCCGCCCGACGCTGACGCTGGAGATGATCGCCGAGTTCGAGGAGGACATCTCCGCCTGCACCCGGCTGTAGGGCGGACGGCCCGGCGGGGCGCATTCGCGCCCGCTCGGATCCGCTTGTGGCGCAACCCTGCCCGGACGGGCAGGGAGCCTGCCGCTCGGGGGTACGGCAGGCTCCCTGTAGTGGGTGGCTCTCAGCGCGCCGGGCGCCGCTGGGGTCAGGCGCTGGCCTGGGCCCCCAGCACCCGCTGGATGTCGGGCTTCATCATCTGGAGCTGCTGGCCCCAGTAGCCCCAGCTGTGCGTGCCGTGGGCCGGGAAGTTGAACACCCCGTTGTTGCCGCCCGCGGCGATGTAGTTGTCGCGGAAGGTGATGTTGGTGCGCAAGGTGAACCCCTCGAGGAACTGCGCGGCCAGCAGGGTGCCGCCGGAGTTGCCGGCGTCCAGATCCGACGGGATGCCGGTGCCGCAGTAGATCCAGATCCGGGTGTTGTTGGCCACCAGCTGCGGGATGTGCAGCATCGGGTCGTTGCGCTGCCACGCCGGATCCGACGACGGGCCCCACATGCTCTCGGCGTTGTAGCCGCCGGCGTCGTTCATCGCCAGCCCGATCAGCATCGGCCACCAGCCCTCGGACGGGTTCAAGAAGCCCGACAGCGAGGCGGCGTAGATGAACTTCTCCGGGTAGTAGACCGCGTAGGTCAGCGCGGTGCTGCCCGACATCGAGATGCCGACCACCGCGTTGCCGGTCGGCGAGACCCCGCGGTTGGCCTCCAGCCACGCCGGCAGCTCCTGGGTCAGGAAGGTCTCCCATTTGTAGGTGTAGTCCTGGCCGTTACCGCGCGACGGCTGATACCAGTCGGTGTAGAAGCTGGACTGCCCGCCGACCGGCATGATCACCGACAGGCCCGACCCGTGGTACCACTCGAACGCCTGGGTCTCGATGTCCCAGCCGTTGTAGTCGTCACGGGCACGCAGGCCGTCGAGCAGATACACCGCGTGCGGGCCACCGCCCTGGAACTGGATGCGGATGTTGCGGTTCATCGACGGTGAGAACACGTCGATGTACTCGACCGGAAGACCCGGTCGTGAAAACGCGTTTGCGGTCGCCGTTCCCCCGATGAAGCCGAGCAGTCCGGGCAGTGTCGCCGCTGCGAGGGCGCTCACCGCGAGCCGGCGCAACCACTTTCTTCCGGTACCGCGGTACCTCTGAATGAATCTCATAACGGCAACCAACCCACCTTTCATTGCCACAAAGCAATTGCCGTCGCTTTTCGTGCGTGTCGTGGGTAATGAAACACGGCCGGGGTGGGGAACCGGCGGCTCAACACTCCGTGGCGAGGTCGCGGTTAGCTAACGATTCCGACTCGGCCCGGACTCAGCGGCCACCGGCACGGCGTGTGACCAGTGTGAATCCTGTGATCAGTGGGAGCTCGCCACGATCGGCCGCGGACACGCCGTCCCGGGGCCGGCGGGGCGACCGACCGACCGCTGGTCGCCGCCACATACGCGACTGTGACCAGCGCAGATATCGCCGGTTCCGGCGGCTCGGGCACCGGCGGCGCAGGACCGGCCCGCGACACACCGCGGTGTATCGGCGGCGTGTCGCCGGGATCGGCGTGTCGCAACCCACCTATCCGGGGCCGTCGGCGCCGCACCCGCCAGCAAACACTCCTCAGCCCGCCGCCGGCCCCTGCGGGGCGAGGACGAGCCACCCGTGCGGCGCCACCTCGGCGTGGCCGACGACCTGCTCGGGGGGCGCGCCGGACCCGGCGACGATCCGGCCCGCGCCGACCCCCAGCTCGCCCAGCGCCACCGGCATCGGCGCGTCGTCGGTGTTCAGCGCCACCAGCAGCGACTCGGCACCCGAACCGGTCCGGTACACATAGCCGCGGTTGGTCACCCGCAGCGGCGTGGTCCGGGCCGTGTGCAGCCACGGGTGGCGACGGCGCAGACCGATCAGGAACTGATGCAGCCGGAAGATGTCGCCCTCGGTGTCGTCGAGCGGTATTGGCGGAGAGCCGAATTCGGGCCGAATGGCGTCGTCGCCACCGAACCGCTCCTCCTTGACGCCACGGAACGCGAACTCGTCGCCGGCGTAGATGCTCGGTGTGCCGCCGGTCGTCATCAGTATCACCAGGGCGTGCCCGATGTGACGAATATCGTTGAGCTGACTGGCGATCCTCGTCACATCGTGATTGCCGACGAAGGTCAGCGGCACAAACACGTCGAGAAACTCGTTGTGTCGCTTCAGCGCCCAGTCCAGTTCGTGGAAGTTGCGATCGTTGAGGCTGCTCCAGATCGCCTTCCACAACTCGTACTGGGTCACCGCGTCGAAGCCGGCGGCGCGGACCCGGGCCGGGTAGTCGCCGTGGATGATCTCGGCGACGAAGTACGCGTCGGGGTGGGCGTCCCGCACCCGCGGAAGCACCCGGGCCCAGAACTCGTCGTCCACCGCGTATGCGGCGTCCAGACGCCACCCGTCGGCGCCGCGCGCCAGCCAGTGCCGCATCACCTCGACGGTGTAGTCGACGACCGCG
The window above is part of the Mycolicibacterium hassiacum DSM 44199 genome. Proteins encoded here:
- a CDS encoding alpha-amylase family protein — encoded protein: MTEPAWVEHALWWHVYPLGFVGAYPADPPPTPAEHRLRRLADWLDHAVALGASGLALGPVFASRTHGYDTTDHYRIDPRLGDDTDFADLLARAHERGLRVLLDGVFNHVGRDFAHPEWLRRRGGQVATFEGHGDLLALDHDNPAVVDYTVEVMRHWLARGADGWRLDAAYAVDDEFWARVLPRVRDAHPDAYFVAEIIHGDYPARVRAAGFDAVTQYELWKAIWSSLNDRNFHELDWALKRHNEFLDVFVPLTFVGNHDVTRIASQLNDIRHIGHALVILMTTGGTPSIYAGDEFAFRGVKEERFGGDDAIRPEFGSPPIPLDDTEGDIFRLHQFLIGLRRRHPWLHTARTTPLRVTNRGYVYRTGSGAESLLVALNTDDAPMPVALGELGVGAGRIVAGSGAPPEQVVGHAEVAPHGWLVLAPQGPAAG
- a CDS encoding ATP-binding protein, with the translated sequence MPAWRLRDFHEDDLDEVISVWDQSRRPDEPHPVFTVSEAVAAARSGQPAVVAVVGEQVVGMAVAHQQGERAWITMIALSDRWRNRGIGSALLTELENRLRRIGVRRISALLPAHATGSAALRNSGYQERGELSYFEKIDHVGVSDAGLLEALGGQMIPRELWQSMAGMEAEKRIIERRIVLPLSQPDLADRYGVSPPKAVILFGPPGTGKTSFAKAVAGRLGWPFVELFPSRLAAPGVSMAAALREAFNNVMELESVVVFIDEVEEIAGSRSPIPTDPARGVTNELLKLIPAFRQHDDRLLIVATNSVRSLDSAFLRHGRFDYIIPVGPPDEVARAAIWRRYLGPNADAVEVDKLVEASEMFTPADIEFAARKGAQAAFEREIEYGRGEPARTDDYLEAIADTRPTLTLEMIAEFEEDISACTRL
- a CDS encoding acetyl-CoA acetyltransferase, with the protein product MDPRMPVLIGYGQVTQREINPDVEPVDLMAQAARAAADARVLESVDSIRVVNLLSWRYRDPGLLVAERIGATGAATRYTGIGGNVPQTLVNQACRDIQAGRNAVVLITGAETWRTRTRLRANGVKPDWTRQDESVPVPPGAQDAVPMASPADERIGLDRPVFVYPMFEQALRIAAGEEPDEHRRRIGELWARFSAVAAANPHAWSTEALSAEQIWRPGPDNRMISWPYTKLMNSNNMVDQGAALILTSVQKATELGVPGERWVFPYAGTDAHDTYAIGERAEFFTSPAIRIAGRRALELAGFGIDDMALVDLYSCFPCAVQVAANELGLPTDDPQRPLTVTGGLTFAGGPWNNYVTHSIATMAERLTAEPGRLGLISANGGYLTKHSFGVYGTEPPPHEFRWEDVQNEVDRQPARTCVVQWSGIGTVETWTTPFNREGKPEKAFLAVRTPDDARALAVLHEDVAATVRDDIAGAKVRVHDDGTAVLV
- a CDS encoding esterase family protein, translated to MRFIQRYRGTGRKWLRRLAVSALAAATLPGLLGFIGGTATANAFSRPGLPVEYIDVFSPSMNRNIRIQFQGGGPHAVYLLDGLRARDDYNGWDIETQAFEWYHGSGLSVIMPVGGQSSFYTDWYQPSRGNGQDYTYKWETFLTQELPAWLEANRGVSPTGNAVVGISMSGSTALTYAVYYPEKFIYAASLSGFLNPSEGWWPMLIGLAMNDAGGYNAESMWGPSSDPAWQRNDPMLHIPQLVANNTRIWIYCGTGIPSDLDAGNSGGTLLAAQFLEGFTLRTNITFRDNYIAAGGNNGVFNFPAHGTHSWGYWGQQLQMMKPDIQRVLGAQASA
- the lon gene encoding endopeptidase La, which translates into the protein MGQSRTVPVLFLSDQIVLPGMVVPIPLDDTTRAAVEAARNAESGQLLIAPRLEDRYPSYGVLASVVQLGRMPGGAQIAIVRGERRAHIGTGASGPGDALWVQVEVVEDGQGAHPAEEVRDLAAEYRKLLLAILQRREAWQVVDFVNQLDDPSALADTAGYAPYLSAAQKRQLLETPDVAERLRLLIGWTRGYLAEVEVSDKIADDVRAGMEKQQREFLLRQQLAAIRKELGELDGDGPAKGSVDDYRERIEAADLPEKVREAALREVGRLERAGDQNPEAGWIRTWLDTVLDVPWNVRTTDSTDLAAARDILDADHHGLQDVKDRIVEFLAVRARRAERGLEVVGGRGSGAVLALAGPPGVGKTSLGESIARALGRRFVRVALGGVRDEAEIRGHRRTYVGAMPGRIVRAITEAGSMNPVVLLDEIDKVGSDYRGDPAAALLEVLDPAQNHTFHDHYLDLDLDLSDVVFLATANVVENIPPALLDRMELVEIDGYTADDKLAIAQGFLLPRQREKAALTQAEVEVTEAALRKIAADYTREPGVRQFERLLAKLMRKVATRLAEDPAAAPVVIDEPDLVDYLGRPRFTPDTAERTAVPGVATGLAVTGAGGDVLYIEATATPGEPGLQLTGQLGDVMKESAQIALSYVRAHAEELGIDPATLQRRIHVHVPAGAVPKDGPSAGVTMVTALVSMATGRQVRPDVGMTGEVTLNGRVLPIGGVKQKLLAAQRAGLATVFIPKRNEPDLDDVPADVLESLDVRPVTDVAEILSYALAAAPAVATPVAA
- a CDS encoding IS256 family transposase → MLTVVHDAIEANESTGGAGRSLLDEIVRDGARQMLAAALKAEVAAYVAQFADQLDEKGHRLVVRNGYHQAREVLTAAGAVEVKAPRVNDKRVDPDTGERKRFSSAILPAWARKSPQMSEVLPLLYLHGLSTSDFTPALEQFLGSGAGLSATTITRLTSQWQDEARAFAARDLSGTDYVYLWVDGIHLKVRLDQEKLCLLVMLGVRADGRKELVAITDGYRESTESWADLLRDCKRRGMTAPVLAVGDGALGFWKAVREVFPATKEQRCWFHKQANVLAALPKSAHPSALSALKEIYNAEDIDKAQVAVKAFTVDFGAKYPKAVAKITDDLDTLLEFYHYPAEHWIHLRTTNPIESTFATVRLRTKVTKGPGSRAAGLAMAYKLIDAAAARWRAVNAPHLVALVRAGAVFHKGKLLERPTEITPPTPPSDGDQQAGTEVA